One genomic region from Hoeflea algicola encodes:
- a CDS encoding phosphotransferase family protein, producing the protein MDDQPFDMDALADELHDLVPEFSGLHAIEKFNTGQSNPTYRVEADSGRYVLRAKPPGPLLKSAHQVDREYRVMKALADNDVPVPKVFGLSQEHSVIGRMYFVMELVEGHIFWDPALPEMTKAERAAVYDGMNDVLARLHSVDPEAAGLGDFGRPGNYFARQIRRWSEQYLASKTEELPDIDRLMAWLADNVPEDKGRASIVHGDFRLDNMIFAGHGEQVLALIDWELSTLGHPLADLSYQCMQWRLPHASGFRGLGGLDRGDLGIPSEADYVARYCERSGIEIDNWSFCLAFSFFRLAAILQGVYKRSLDGNASNPERAREIGKAVPLLAAMANDIIAGKA; encoded by the coding sequence ATGGACGATCAACCGTTTGACATGGACGCACTGGCCGACGAGTTGCACGATCTGGTGCCGGAATTCTCCGGTCTGCATGCGATCGAGAAATTCAACACCGGCCAGTCCAACCCGACCTATCGGGTGGAAGCTGACAGCGGTCGCTATGTGCTCCGGGCGAAGCCACCGGGCCCGCTCCTGAAATCTGCGCATCAGGTGGACCGCGAATACCGGGTGATGAAAGCGCTCGCCGACAATGATGTGCCGGTGCCCAAAGTCTTCGGACTGTCGCAAGAACACAGCGTCATCGGCCGGATGTATTTTGTCATGGAATTGGTCGAAGGCCATATATTCTGGGATCCGGCACTGCCGGAAATGACGAAAGCAGAACGAGCTGCGGTCTATGACGGCATGAACGATGTGCTGGCGCGGCTGCACAGTGTTGATCCGGAAGCTGCGGGACTTGGCGATTTCGGCCGGCCGGGCAATTACTTCGCGCGGCAGATCCGCCGCTGGAGCGAGCAATACCTGGCCAGCAAGACCGAAGAGCTGCCGGACATCGACCGGCTGATGGCCTGGCTTGCCGATAATGTGCCCGAAGATAAGGGACGGGCGTCGATCGTGCATGGTGATTTCCGGCTCGACAACATGATCTTTGCCGGACACGGCGAACAGGTGTTGGCGCTGATTGATTGGGAACTCTCCACACTCGGACATCCGCTGGCCGACCTTTCCTACCAGTGCATGCAATGGCGTCTGCCGCATGCCAGCGGGTTTCGCGGGCTCGGCGGGCTTGACCGCGGTGACCTCGGCATTCCCAGCGAAGCCGATTACGTCGCGCGCTATTGCGAACGCAGCGGCATCGAAATCGACAACTGGTCGTTTTGTCTGGCGTTTTCGTTCTTCCGGCTCGCCGCAATTTTACAGGGTGTCTACAAACGCTCGCTGGATGGCAATGCCTCCAATCCCGAACGCGCCCGAGAAATCGGCAAGGCGGTGCCGCTGCTGGCAGCGATGGCCAATGACATTATTGCCGGAAAGGCCTGA
- a CDS encoding SDR family oxidoreductase: MSYLEDLFSVDGKVALVTGGATGIGRMIAMALVHSGARVLIASRKGEECARVADELNALGANGTAEGFAGDVGTEDGVRALVEEVTARTDKLHILINNAGATWGATYDDFPHAAWAKVMSVNVAGLFTLTRDLTPLLCAAANDSDPARIINLGSVMGSQPIADGTYSYSASKAAVHHLTKILAEELASRRITVNAFAPGPFQSKMTAFATARDDQVERVGEGVPLGRIGAPEDIAGATLYLCSRAGSYVTGAVLPIDGGLSVQHGIRLFKDA, encoded by the coding sequence ATGAGCTATCTGGAAGACCTGTTTTCGGTTGACGGCAAGGTTGCGCTGGTCACCGGCGGCGCCACCGGAATCGGCCGGATGATCGCCATGGCGCTGGTGCATTCAGGCGCCCGCGTGTTGATCGCTTCGCGCAAGGGCGAGGAATGCGCGCGCGTTGCCGACGAACTCAATGCCCTTGGCGCCAACGGCACGGCGGAAGGTTTTGCCGGTGATGTCGGCACCGAAGACGGTGTTCGCGCATTGGTCGAAGAGGTAACGGCGCGCACAGACAAGCTTCACATCCTGATCAACAATGCCGGCGCCACCTGGGGCGCGACCTATGATGATTTCCCGCACGCGGCGTGGGCCAAGGTGATGTCGGTCAATGTTGCGGGGCTGTTCACGCTGACGCGCGATCTGACGCCGCTGCTGTGTGCCGCGGCAAACGATTCCGATCCTGCGCGGATTATCAATCTGGGATCAGTGATGGGATCACAGCCGATTGCCGACGGCACCTATTCCTATTCCGCCTCGAAAGCGGCCGTCCACCATTTGACCAAAATCCTGGCCGAGGAACTCGCGTCCCGCCGGATTACCGTCAACGCCTTTGCACCGGGGCCATTTCAGAGCAAGATGACGGCCTTCGCTACCGCCCGCGACGATCAGGTCGAGCGGGTAGGTGAGGGAGTGCCGCTGGGGCGCATCGGCGCGCCGGAAGATATTGCCGGGGCCACACTCTATCTGTGCAGCCGCGCCGGCTCCTATGTGACCGGGGCGGTACTGCCGATTGATGGCGGATTGTCGGTGCAGCATGGTATCCGCCTGTTCAAGGACGCTTGA
- a CDS encoding NADPH:quinone oxidoreductase family protein, with product MKAIICPDYGPVSNLDYREISDPHPGAGEVVIDAKAIGVNFPDGLLVQGLYQMKPPTPFSPGMEAAGVVSEVGDGVSQFIPGDRVVALLDHGGYAEKVLSPANRVHALPDSMSFEDACALMCAWGTSHYALKQRGQLQSGETLLVLGAAGSTGLAAIAIGKAMGARVIAVASTDEKQAACRDFGADIALPYEGLREALKRETGGRGVDVVFDPVGGQAFEVAARAMARHGRLLVVGFASGEIPKLAVNLALLKEFSLVGVFWGAFTANEPELYAANNRELFAWHADGVVKPRIDERRPLSEAAAALQRILDRGAIGKTILIP from the coding sequence ATGAAAGCAATCATCTGTCCCGACTACGGACCTGTTTCCAATCTCGATTACCGCGAGATCTCCGATCCCCATCCGGGCGCAGGTGAAGTGGTGATCGATGCCAAGGCGATCGGTGTCAATTTTCCCGACGGGTTGTTGGTTCAGGGGCTTTACCAGATGAAGCCACCGACGCCGTTTTCGCCAGGCATGGAAGCAGCCGGCGTGGTGAGCGAAGTCGGCGACGGGGTCAGCCAATTCATACCCGGCGACCGGGTTGTAGCCCTGCTCGATCATGGCGGCTATGCCGAAAAAGTGCTTTCCCCCGCCAACCGCGTCCATGCCCTGCCCGATTCCATGAGTTTCGAGGATGCCTGTGCGCTGATGTGCGCCTGGGGCACATCGCATTATGCGCTCAAGCAGCGCGGCCAACTCCAATCCGGTGAAACGCTGCTGGTGCTCGGCGCCGCCGGCTCCACCGGCCTGGCGGCGATTGCAATCGGCAAGGCGATGGGCGCGCGGGTGATCGCGGTCGCTTCGACTGACGAGAAACAGGCGGCCTGCCGCGATTTTGGCGCCGATATCGCCCTGCCCTATGAAGGCCTGCGCGAGGCGCTGAAGCGCGAGACCGGCGGTCGTGGTGTCGATGTCGTCTTCGATCCGGTCGGCGGGCAAGCTTTCGAGGTCGCCGCCCGCGCCATGGCCCGTCATGGGCGGTTGCTGGTGGTTGGCTTTGCCTCCGGTGAAATCCCCAAACTTGCGGTCAATCTGGCGCTGCTCAAGGAATTTTCGCTGGTTGGTGTGTTCTGGGGCGCGTTCACTGCGAACGAACCCGAGTTGTACGCCGCCAACAACCGCGAGCTGTTTGCCTGGCACGCCGATGGCGTCGTCAAGCCGCGGATCGACGAGCGCCGACCACTGTCAGAGGCAGCAGCAGCATTGCAGCGGATTCTCGACCGTGGTGCCATCGGCAAGACCATTCTGATCCCGTAA
- a CDS encoding alcohol dehydrogenase catalytic domain-containing protein has protein sequence MTVPETMNALILKGHGLSGSRSGAAIDTLEPYLDYGKLPVPRPGPGEVLVKVRMASVNPSDLYFIKGEYGQPRVKGAAAGFEGVGQVIAGNGLYAAYLKGKRVAFVGGAAGSGAWAEYIVVSAATCVVIRPAMRDEDAAGHVVNPVTAWTMFDIVEKSGSKSFIFTAANSQLGKLIAGLARDKNCAMIAIIRNESQAAHLEELGAKHVLVQSDPEFGAKLAALCKTDKPRILLDAVANQVAADIFTAMPARARWIIYGKLDTEEPSLREPGQFIFMDKKIEGYWLAQWFKRASIIEKLRTLRAVQNRFISGKWRTEVVATIPLSEALVKLPAALRTGDGKVMLTP, from the coding sequence ATGACCGTGCCCGAAACCATGAACGCGCTGATCCTCAAGGGCCACGGCCTGTCGGGCAGCCGCAGCGGTGCGGCGATCGATACGCTGGAGCCCTATCTCGATTATGGCAAGCTGCCGGTTCCCAGGCCGGGCCCGGGCGAGGTTCTGGTCAAGGTACGGATGGCCTCAGTCAATCCTTCCGATCTCTATTTCATCAAGGGCGAATACGGCCAGCCCCGCGTCAAGGGTGCTGCGGCAGGCTTTGAAGGGGTAGGCCAAGTGATCGCCGGCAACGGGCTTTATGCCGCCTATCTCAAGGGCAAGCGGGTGGCTTTTGTTGGCGGCGCCGCAGGTTCGGGCGCCTGGGCCGAGTATATTGTTGTCTCAGCCGCCACCTGCGTGGTGATCCGGCCGGCGATGCGCGACGAGGATGCTGCGGGCCATGTGGTCAACCCGGTGACGGCTTGGACCATGTTCGACATCGTCGAGAAATCCGGTTCGAAGAGCTTCATCTTCACCGCCGCCAACAGCCAGCTCGGCAAGCTGATCGCCGGGCTTGCGCGCGACAAGAACTGCGCGATGATTGCGATCATCCGCAACGAGAGCCAGGCTGCGCACCTCGAAGAACTCGGCGCCAAACACGTGTTGGTTCAATCCGACCCGGAGTTTGGAGCAAAACTCGCCGCCCTGTGCAAGACCGACAAGCCGCGCATTCTGCTCGACGCGGTTGCCAATCAGGTTGCCGCCGACATTTTCACCGCCATGCCTGCGCGTGCCCGCTGGATCATCTATGGCAAGCTCGACACCGAAGAACCGTCGCTTCGGGAGCCCGGCCAGTTCATATTCATGGACAAGAAGATCGAGGGATACTGGCTGGCGCAATGGTTCAAGCGGGCCTCGATCATCGAGAAACTGCGGACGTTGCGGGCAGTGCAAAACCGTTTTATTTCGGGCAAATGGCGCACTGAGGTGGTGGCCACAATTCCACTTTCCGAGGCTCTGGTGAAATTGCCGGCAGCGCTGAGAACGGGCGATGGCAAGGTCATGCTGACGCCTTGA
- a CDS encoding DUF4864 domain-containing protein, translating into MLLVVLTPAVADEAGEARTKDPATAARNVIESQIQAFLNDDSAGAYSFAAPAIKQLYPDETRFFDMVKRGYAPVFRPGNFAFGRFKLSADGSGLVQEVLIEGPNGQDWTALYSLQRQPDGSFRIDGVQMIKTAAPQT; encoded by the coding sequence ATGCTGCTGGTGGTACTCACCCCGGCCGTCGCTGACGAGGCGGGGGAGGCCCGCACCAAAGACCCAGCGACCGCGGCGCGCAATGTCATCGAAAGCCAAATCCAGGCGTTCCTGAACGATGACAGCGCTGGCGCCTATTCATTTGCGGCGCCGGCAATCAAGCAGCTTTACCCCGACGAGACCCGGTTTTTCGACATGGTCAAGCGCGGCTACGCCCCGGTGTTCCGGCCGGGCAATTTTGCCTTTGGCCGTTTCAAGCTTTCCGCCGACGGATCCGGGCTGGTGCAGGAAGTGCTGATCGAGGGGCCGAATGGCCAGGACTGGACCGCACTCTATTCGCTTCAACGCCAGCCCGACGGCAGTTTCCGGATCGACGGCGTGCAGATGATCAAGACCGCCGCGCCGCAGACCTGA
- the greA gene encoding transcription elongation factor GreA, whose protein sequence is MSVAFTKEESSETAAETMLPDRPISEHPNLVTLSGLKQLQAHLDAARAAYEAANSVEDINERRRQQAAPLRDARYYAERVRSAELIPDPETHEAVGFGSTVTYTRDERPAQTYRIVGEDEADPKSGSISFASPVARALMGKAVGDVVEVGEQDLEIISISWAELR, encoded by the coding sequence GTGAGCGTCGCCTTTACCAAGGAAGAAAGTTCCGAAACTGCAGCCGAAACAATGCTGCCAGACCGGCCCATTTCCGAGCATCCCAATCTGGTCACGCTCAGCGGTTTGAAACAGCTGCAGGCTCACCTTGATGCTGCCCGCGCGGCCTATGAGGCGGCAAACAGCGTCGAGGACATCAACGAACGCCGCCGTCAGCAGGCGGCCCCGTTGCGCGATGCGCGCTATTATGCCGAACGGGTGCGCTCGGCCGAGCTGATCCCCGATCCCGAAACCCATGAGGCTGTCGGCTTCGGCTCCACCGTCACCTATACCCGCGACGAGCGCCCGGCACAGACTTATCGCATTGTCGGCGAGGACGAGGCCGACCCCAAATCGGGCAGCATCTCGTTTGCTTCACCGGTGGCCCGCGCGCTGATGGGCAAGGCGGTGGGCGATGTGGTCGAGGTGGGTGAACAGGATCTCGAAATCATCTCTATCTCATGGGCTGAGCTGCGTTGA
- a CDS encoding NADH:flavin oxidoreductase/NADH oxidase family protein, producing the protein MCKLFDALTLPCGTTLKNRIVKSAMSDSLGDGTGHPTEAQFRLYQRWAEGGVAASIIGEVQTTPDFAEKPGNLVLNRDSEMARFRTLARRGSENGALLWLQLGHAGALAHAPTSEPKGPSALDLPGLRCAAMTLREIRKLPATFARTARLAQMAGFGGVQVHAAHGFLLSQFLSPLFNKRSDGYGGVIANRMRLLLEVVAAIRAAVGPEFPITVKLNSSDQLEGGLGTDDALAVVAALDSTSVDLIDISGGTYFPGAKSASDSTGSGPYFLDFASRARALTKIPLMLTGGFKTRAQAEAALASGAVDVIGLARALALEPALVNLWQLDREPEPAFPQFSEVPEGGITAWYTMRLTEIGNDAETPEIGDLLQAVRTYQDRDEERTRIWLRHFAQDAG; encoded by the coding sequence ATGTGTAAATTGTTTGATGCGTTGACTTTGCCGTGCGGAACCACCCTGAAAAACCGGATTGTGAAATCGGCGATGTCGGATTCGCTCGGCGACGGCACCGGCCATCCGACCGAGGCGCAGTTCCGGCTGTACCAACGCTGGGCCGAAGGCGGTGTCGCGGCGTCGATCATCGGCGAGGTACAGACCACCCCCGATTTTGCGGAGAAGCCGGGCAATCTGGTGCTCAACCGGGACTCCGAGATGGCGCGTTTCCGCACGCTGGCGCGGCGGGGCAGCGAAAACGGCGCTTTGCTGTGGCTTCAGCTCGGCCACGCCGGTGCACTTGCCCATGCCCCCACCAGTGAGCCCAAGGGGCCGAGCGCGCTCGATCTACCGGGACTACGCTGCGCGGCCATGACATTACGGGAAATCCGGAAGTTGCCCGCTACTTTCGCCCGCACCGCCCGCCTCGCACAGATGGCAGGCTTTGGCGGCGTTCAGGTTCACGCAGCGCACGGATTTCTGCTCAGCCAGTTTCTGTCGCCGCTTTTCAACAAGCGAAGCGATGGCTATGGCGGGGTAATCGCCAACCGGATGCGGCTGCTGCTCGAGGTGGTTGCCGCCATACGCGCAGCCGTCGGGCCGGAATTTCCGATCACGGTGAAACTCAATTCCTCCGATCAACTCGAAGGTGGGCTCGGGACTGACGATGCGCTGGCGGTGGTGGCCGCACTCGACAGCACTTCGGTTGATCTGATCGACATCAGTGGCGGGACCTATTTTCCGGGCGCCAAATCCGCCTCCGACAGCACCGGAAGCGGGCCCTATTTTCTTGATTTTGCCAGCCGTGCCCGCGCGCTGACCAAAATACCGTTGATGCTGACCGGCGGTTTCAAGACCCGGGCCCAGGCCGAGGCGGCGCTGGCCAGTGGTGCGGTTGATGTGATTGGCCTCGCACGCGCACTCGCGCTGGAACCGGCGCTGGTCAATCTGTGGCAACTGGACAGGGAGCCGGAGCCCGCCTTCCCGCAATTCAGCGAGGTGCCGGAAGGCGGCATAACCGCTTGGTACACGATGCGGCTGACTGAGATTGGCAATGATGCGGAAACGCCGGAAATCGGCGACCTGCTGCAGGCGGTTCGCACCTACCAGGACCGAGACGAAGAGCGGACCAGGATCTGGCTGCGCCATTTTGCGCAAGACGCAGGATAA